In a genomic window of Scyliorhinus torazame isolate Kashiwa2021f chromosome 5, sScyTor2.1, whole genome shotgun sequence:
- the LOC140419071 gene encoding uncharacterized protein isoform X2 has translation MEGKSIVHSGEKPYTCCVCGRGFARSSGLTSHKCSHTDKKPWKCADCGKGFTSPSKLETHRRSHSGERPFACSKCGKGFTESSALRKHQRIHTGERPFTCSKCGKGFTFSANLRRHQRVHTGKRPFSCSMCGKGFSDSSTLQKHQRIHAGERPFTCSQCGKGFSHSSALQTHQRVHTDERPFQCSDCGKFYKGSGELMRHQHVHTDERPFRCSHCGTGFRRSTQLTEHQRIHTGERPFTCSKCGKGFTQSSALLSHQRIHTGERPFTCSKCGKGFTQSSALLSHQRIHTGERPFTCSQCGKGFTQSSNLLRHQRGHKEPQ, from the coding sequence atggaaggaaaaagcatcgtccacagtggggagaaaccgtacacgtgttgtgtgtgtggacgaggatttgctcgatcatcaggcctcacaagccacaaatgcagtcacactgacaagaaaccgtggaaatgtgcagactgtgggaaaggattcacttccccatccaagttggaaactcatcgacgcagtcacagtggggagagaccattcgcctgctccaagtgtgggaagggattcactgagtcatccgccctgcggaaacaccaacgtattcacactggggagaggccattcacctgctccaagtgtgggaagggatttactttttcagccaacctgcggagacaccagcgagttcacactgggaagaggccattcagctgctccatgtgtgggaagggattcagtgattcatcaacCCTGCAGAAACATCAACGTATTCacgctggagagagaccattcacgtgctctcagtgtgggaagggattcagtcactcatccgccctgcagacacaccagcgagttcacactgatgagagaccgttccaatGTTCAGACTGCGGGAAGTTCTATAAAGGTTCTGGGGAATTGATgcgccatcaacatgttcacactgacgagagaccgtttaggtgctctcactgcgggactgggttcaggcgatcaactCAGCTCActgaacatcagcgaattcacactggggagagaccattcacctgctccaagtgtgggaagggattcactcagtcatctgccctgctgagtcaccagcgaattcacactggggagaggccattcacctgctccaagtgtgggaagggattcactcagtcatctgccctgctgagtcaccagcgaattcacactggggagaggccattcacctgctctcagtgtgggaagggattcactcagtcatccaacctgctgagacaccaacgtggCCATAAggaaccacagtga
- the LOC140419076 gene encoding uncharacterized protein yields the protein MEKPWKCGDCGMGCYSPSEMQTHRHIHTGERPFICSVCGKGFTLSSHLLTHQLVHTDERPFKCADCEKSFKSRNYLLTHQRTHTGERPFTCSVCGKGFICASHLQTHQLVHTDQRPFKCADCEKSFRSRNNLLTHQRTHTGERPFTCLECGKGFNDLSNLRTHHQVHSDQRPFKCADCEKSYKSRNNLLIHQRTHTGERPFTCSVCGKRFTCSSDLVIHQFVHTDQRPFKCADCEKSFKSKKHLMSHQRTHTGERPFTCSMCGKRFTCSSDLLKHQRVHTGERPYTCPMCEKKFTRSSDLTSHQLVHTDQKPFKCSECEKRFKRKTSLRKHQRVHTETES from the coding sequence atggagaaaccgtggaaatgtggggactgtgggatgggatgctATTCTCCGTCTGAAATGCAAACTCATCGacatattcacactggggaaaggccgttcatctgctctgtgtgtgggaagggattcactctgtcatcccacctcctgacacaccaacttgttcatactgatgagagaccgtttaaatgtgctgactgtgagaagagctttaaaagcagaaattatttactgacacaccaacgcactcacactggggagaggccgttcacctgctccgtgtgtgggaagggattcatttgtgCATCTCACCTccagacacaccaacttgttcatactgatcagagaccttttaaatgtgctgactgtgagaagagctttagaagcagaaataatttactgacacatcaacgcactcacactggggagaggccattcacctgtctggaatgtgggaagggatttaatgatttgtcaaacctccggactcaccatcaggttcactctgaccagagaccgtttaaatgtgctgactgtgagaagagctataaaagcagaaataatttactgatacatcaacgcactcacactggggagaggccattcacctgctccgtgtgtgggaagagattcacatgtTCATCCGACCTTGTGATacaccaatttgttcacactgatcagagaccttttaaatgtgctgactgtgagaagagttttaaaagtAAAAAGCATTTAATGTCACATCAAcggactcacactggggagaggccgttcacctgctccatgtgtgggaagagattcacatgttcatccgaccttctgaaacaccagcgagttcacactggggagagaccgtacacttgccccatgtgtgagaagaaattcactcggtcatccgacctgacttcacaccaacttgttcacactgatcagaaaccttttaaatgttctgaatgtgaaaagagatttaaaagaaaaacaagtctgcggaaacaccagcgagttcacactgaaacagaatcatag
- the LOC140419071 gene encoding uncharacterized protein isoform X1 translates to MFMSARPVSQRVRRGGFKVRKLKPSITSGSDRVLNLSYPEYHRTLNMEGKSIVHSGEKPYTCCVCGRGFARSSGLTSHKCSHTDKKPWKCADCGKGFTSPSKLETHRRSHSGERPFACSKCGKGFTESSALRKHQRIHTGERPFTCSKCGKGFTFSANLRRHQRVHTGKRPFSCSMCGKGFSDSSTLQKHQRIHAGERPFTCSQCGKGFSHSSALQTHQRVHTDERPFQCSDCGKFYKGSGELMRHQHVHTDERPFRCSHCGTGFRRSTQLTEHQRIHTGERPFTCSKCGKGFTQSSALLSHQRIHTGERPFTCSKCGKGFTQSSALLSHQRIHTGERPFTCSQCGKGFTQSSNLLRHQRGHKEPQ, encoded by the coding sequence tttcacagcgtgttcgaaggggaggcttcaaggtccggaaactcaaaccaagcatcacatcaggatctgacagagtcctcaatttatcatatcctgaatatcatcgtactttgaacatggaaggaaaaagcatcgtccacagtggggagaaaccgtacacgtgttgtgtgtgtggacgaggatttgctcgatcatcaggcctcacaagccacaaatgcagtcacactgacaagaaaccgtggaaatgtgcagactgtgggaaaggattcacttccccatccaagttggaaactcatcgacgcagtcacagtggggagagaccattcgcctgctccaagtgtgggaagggattcactgagtcatccgccctgcggaaacaccaacgtattcacactggggagaggccattcacctgctccaagtgtgggaagggatttactttttcagccaacctgcggagacaccagcgagttcacactgggaagaggccattcagctgctccatgtgtgggaagggattcagtgattcatcaacCCTGCAGAAACATCAACGTATTCacgctggagagagaccattcacgtgctctcagtgtgggaagggattcagtcactcatccgccctgcagacacaccagcgagttcacactgatgagagaccgttccaatGTTCAGACTGCGGGAAGTTCTATAAAGGTTCTGGGGAATTGATgcgccatcaacatgttcacactgacgagagaccgtttaggtgctctcactgcgggactgggttcaggcgatcaactCAGCTCActgaacatcagcgaattcacactggggagagaccattcacctgctccaagtgtgggaagggattcactcagtcatctgccctgctgagtcaccagcgaattcacactggggagaggccattcacctgctccaagtgtgggaagggattcactcagtcatctgccctgctgagtcaccagcgaattcacactggggagaggccattcacctgctctcagtgtgggaagggattcactcagtcatccaacctgctgagacaccaacgtggCCATAAggaaccacagtga